A single region of the Enterobacter cloacae complex sp. R_G8 genome encodes:
- a CDS encoding tetratricopeptide repeat protein: protein MNTPSLRLIPVLLFSLYAPLALAMGDNSTESKTPDCPSGQVYDSATQKCVPDKSSSLSDKDKTDYAYHLAKKGEYQAALNLLDSLKNGNTAEAWNYRGYATRKLGRTDEGIGYYQRALAIAPDYAQAREYLGEAWMVKGRPDLAKEQLKVIAGICGQTCEEYRDLQAAINGQPGS from the coding sequence ATGAACACCCCCTCTCTTCGTCTGATCCCGGTGCTACTTTTTTCACTGTACGCGCCGCTGGCGTTGGCCATGGGCGATAATAGTACCGAGAGCAAAACACCCGACTGTCCTTCCGGACAGGTGTATGACAGCGCAACCCAGAAATGCGTGCCCGACAAGAGCAGCAGCCTCAGCGATAAGGACAAAACTGACTATGCGTATCATCTCGCTAAAAAAGGCGAGTACCAGGCGGCGCTGAATCTTCTTGATTCGCTGAAAAACGGCAATACCGCGGAAGCATGGAATTATCGCGGGTATGCCACCCGTAAACTTGGCCGCACGGACGAAGGGATTGGTTATTACCAGCGTGCGCTCGCTATCGCCCCCGATTATGCGCAAGCCCGGGAGTATCTCGGCGAGGCGTGGATGGTGAAAGGACGGCCCGATCTGGCAAAAGAGCAGTTGAAGGTGATTGCCGGTATTTGCGGCCAGACCTGCGAGGAGTACCGCGATCTGCAGGCCGCCATTAACGGGCAACCGGGATCCTGA
- a CDS encoding BapA/Bap/LapF family large adhesin, whose protein sequence is MSQISVISKLTGVETTSEGTQVTLSHTSIVELKVERANVADFARSGNDLVITLHSGEVITIKNFYVTDAQGASQLVLQDSEGALWWIQDPAGAATYESIASTDVLLAASGSDAGGAAIWPWVLGGIVAAGGIAAAASTGGGGGGDDDDDNGSNPGTPTNPSDPDTTPPNAPSGLQFSPDGKTVSGTAEPGSTITLKDADGNVIGTGKTGSDGKFTIDLGTPLTNGEQITATATDPSGNTSPGTTVTAPDITVPDAPDILLVNDDVGSKAGPLENGERTDDPRPTFSGIGEPGSTITFYDNGKPIGTTQVDAKGSWSFTPTTDLANGSHTITTTATDAAGNTSPASAAVSFVVDTVAPGAPTITSATDDIDPGKGTVNSGGSTNDPRPQLSGTAEAGSTVTIYDGSVAIGTAVVSSNGTWSFTPPVNLGESTHQFTVRATDAAGNTGPASPVFTLTVDLTPPAAPTAIVLSDETGAIKGAITAGQFTDSSEPLLAGRGEPGGTILVYDNGVLIGKTTVLPNGTWSLRPDNPLAEGPHSITIKQTDAAGNQSAESQPVNFTVDTTPPALPVIAINPVGTQVTGTAEPGSKIVITNSNGDVIGRATTDGNGNFVATLSPAQTNGEQLSVVATDAAGNQSPAATLTAPDTTPDILSVVDDEPGVTGPISQNGITNDRTPTLNGTAEPGSTITIHSGGDVLGTVVVPSSGQWTFTPSTPLAEGAHVLTATSSNGNVSNAWTITIDGTAPDAPAITQLVDNVPGRTGPLDVNETTNDATPTLNGTGEPGSTITIRLDGVDIGTAVVGNSGAWTFTPTTPVGDGTHTLTAIATDVAGNTSPISGGFTFTVDTTPPPVATLATVTDDAGDVKGPLNSGDTTDDTQPLLQGSAPDGTVITVYDGTTLLGTATLDGSGGWSFTPTTPLTDGPHSLTIHATDAAGNTSISDPFELVIDTVAPATPDTPAITVNPDGSAPTSLNPGETTRDTTPTLSGTGNPGDTVTIYNGTDKIGDAVVDGDGNWSWTPSTDLPNGTYDITLTVTNKDGAGNESAPSQPVTITIDTDAPAAPAVPVITDSVSQITGPVADGETINDPRPVLSGTGTPNDVITIYDSVDGGTPTAVGTVTVDGNGNWSWRPESAIDEGSHEFTATATDEAGNVSDPSTGITITVDTLAPDTPVISAVAGEPNGGFTTDTTPTVGGTGVTGETVIVYNNGVELGRVVVVNGEWSLTLPTQTDGPLNITVAAVDAAGNVSALSPVYTVTVDTTDPEIPLINSVTDSQLTNGTLYTRDGTPTLNGTGEPGTTVIVSVDGTPSTVQVTVQPDGTWSWTADTTLGEGPHSFTVSSVDPAGNASGSSAPLAVTVDTVLPAAPDNINVAAQGTPLTGTGEEGATIIVKDASGNVIGTGVVSGGNFSVALSPAQQDGAALTITATDAAGNLSPEASYTVTGTLPNLPDVPVITVINDDTAPVTGDVKDKTTNDTTPTLVGTAEPGSIITVYQDGVQVLLPTVTADANGNWTYTPALPLGEGPHTFEVTATLNGETSGRSPAATVTVDLTAPDAPVIGAVIDDVSPGIGPLTNGQTTNDNRPTLTGSGTAGDTISIYSNGTLLGTTVVGQTGNWSFTPSALAEGNNVLTIRETDPAGNQSAPSAGFTIVVDTSSTTPVIVNVTDDVGNTATTVVSGNTTNDATPTLSGTAEANSVVTIFDGNTQIGIVTADGTGAWSFTPETALVEGPHSFTVKATDPQGNISLSSNAWSVVVDLTAPAVPVLETVSDNVAGGIVGNLTTGQVTNDTTPTLSGTGAVGSTIHILNNGVEIGTAPVDSNGNWSFTPNPALGDGSYNIRINASDAAGNVSANSPVFVFTVDTAGPSAPVVTSVIDDVGPVTGTLTSGSSTNDTKPTFNGTGEVGATVHIIVDGSEIGTAVVNAQGNWTFTPGTALTEGPHAITFNATDAAGNTGSTSAPINLTVDTSAPTAPSILTASDNVGSVQTPLSSGQSTDDTTPTLNGTAAANATITVYQDGQQVGTAQADGSGAWSFTPSTALANGSHTWTVTATDAAGNVSPASPDFTLVVDTTAPNAPVISQAVDDVGTITGPVSSGQSTDDTIPRLVGTSEPFATVNIYEGTTLVGTGTADASGNWSILLTTTLATGPHSFTAQATDAAGNTSAPSATFNLTIDTTPPAQPVLSSIVDDVGNAATPVANGGLTNDAQPTLTGTAEAGATVKIFDNGVQIGSVVATGGNWSFTPSPALSDGQHSLTFTATDAAGNASAPTTGYVINVDATAPAAPVISAIVDDVGSVTGPVTGNNPTNDTRPALSGTAEANATVRIYDGTTLVGTVTADANGNWTLAQTTTTLTEGSHSFTATATDAAGNTSAPSTVTTILVDLTAPGAPTSLKVIANGTQVTGTAEAGSTVTITSGTGTVLGTATADGNGNFSATLTPAQTNGEALLVYATDKAGNAGVSASVVAPSTNIPNAPVIANIDDNVGSVTGGLTNGKTTDDTTPTLSGTAQPNATVTLYNNGVSMGTVVADASGNWSFTTPALSEGSHAFTATATNSAGTSPISLPTTVIVDVTAPTAPAGTFNADGSVLTGTAEAGSTVTIRLADGSTVTTTADSNGAYSYTFLNKQTEGQTLQITATDAAGNTSQPGSVLAPVVPLSASNNVEELELSTTATVTNSQYSDYGFLLVGAVGNVLTLLGNDTAQVEFNVGSGGSADIVVNANATGAVLSLLNTLELVVQRFDSVNGTWTTVVDTGQPQFADLLTLGATGVSLNLTGLADGQYRVLSYNTNLLATGSYTSLDVAVKETSAGTVTGDTSLDGNVILDTDPTAGSDNAPAGTTVSAVTNALGVTTSVNADGTVIQGQYGTLTINRDGSYTYNLTDTSAAVIGRTESFTYTITHNGVSASANLVLSLGAGSVANGIVAVDDAASLTFDTTVQAIDNGTSSQSGFTLVGINLGNTLGLNLLDDMTNPIIYTVEEGTTRTMTIQASVGGVALASVFDLYVYKFNNATQTFEQMRVEPGWLRAPLLGGTSSQLTLNLPGGEYLFLLNTAAGITALTAYTLSVLEDHVYSVSSIGESTTGDVLANDPVPDGTVVTAVNGVAVNSSGTTDIQGEYGTLTIDSSGQYTYTLRNGVGADHISTPDTFVYTITAPNGAKDTGSLNITPTARAMDAVNDVSTEMSVTSVHHTSAYADTTVGSASWTTSLLGTTTGSGSGTFVVDPNTALHSASLHFDVASLLALGGLTVNWTISDANGVIRTGSFSGGSLLGGSIDVPLTGLDLNAGTYTLSYTGSVPGLSVGNITITPSVNGTTYSLTQFDSTSGHTVDGNIFDGTDSAGAMDQLQSVDTRVTITGYDGTTTTLDPYTGSTLVNVTGHYGTLAIGADGHYTYTLNSGVSLSTITSKEVFNYTLTDANGNTDNATLTINMAPQFVSSEHNDVITGTAYGDTLIYQVLNSTAGNATAGNVSSTAGDHWTNFSLAQGDKIDIGDLLVGWNGSASTLGNYLHVTNSNGSTVISIDRDGTGSTYTNTTLVTLDNVQTTYDELVNQQHIVT, encoded by the coding sequence ATGAGCCAAATCTCTGTTATATCGAAACTTACGGGCGTTGAAACCACATCAGAAGGCACCCAGGTTACGCTGAGCCACACCTCTATCGTTGAGCTTAAGGTTGAGCGAGCCAATGTCGCCGATTTCGCCCGCAGCGGTAACGATCTGGTGATCACGCTCCACTCCGGCGAGGTGATTACCATTAAAAATTTCTACGTCACCGATGCTCAGGGGGCGAGCCAACTGGTCCTGCAGGACAGCGAAGGGGCGCTATGGTGGATTCAGGATCCCGCCGGGGCCGCCACCTATGAATCCATCGCCTCCACGGACGTCCTGCTTGCCGCATCCGGCAGTGATGCCGGTGGCGCCGCCATTTGGCCGTGGGTACTGGGTGGCATTGTCGCCGCTGGTGGCATCGCGGCGGCGGCAAGCACCGGAGGCGGCGGCGGTGGGGATGACGATGATGACAACGGCAGCAACCCCGGCACGCCGACAAACCCTTCCGATCCGGATACCACTCCGCCGAATGCGCCGTCCGGCCTTCAGTTCTCGCCGGATGGTAAAACCGTCTCCGGTACCGCCGAGCCTGGCAGTACCATCACGCTGAAAGACGCCGACGGCAACGTCATCGGCACCGGCAAAACCGGCAGCGACGGTAAATTCACCATCGACCTGGGCACGCCGCTGACCAACGGCGAACAAATCACCGCCACCGCAACGGATCCCTCGGGGAATACCAGTCCGGGCACAACCGTGACCGCACCGGACATCACCGTCCCGGATGCTCCAGATATTCTGCTGGTGAATGACGATGTCGGCAGTAAGGCTGGCCCGCTGGAAAACGGCGAGCGTACCGATGATCCCCGCCCGACCTTCAGCGGCATCGGCGAGCCAGGCAGCACCATCACCTTTTACGATAACGGCAAGCCGATTGGCACCACCCAGGTAGATGCCAAAGGTAGCTGGAGCTTTACCCCCACCACCGATCTTGCCAACGGCAGCCACACCATTACCACAACCGCGACCGACGCGGCAGGCAATACCAGCCCGGCATCCGCAGCCGTCAGTTTTGTTGTCGATACGGTTGCGCCCGGAGCCCCAACCATCACCAGCGCAACGGACGATATTGACCCCGGTAAAGGGACGGTAAACAGCGGGGGCAGCACTAACGATCCGCGTCCTCAGCTCTCGGGTACCGCAGAAGCCGGCTCCACCGTAACCATTTACGATGGCTCTGTCGCTATTGGCACTGCGGTGGTGTCCAGTAACGGCACATGGTCCTTCACCCCACCGGTCAATCTTGGTGAAAGCACCCACCAGTTTACCGTTCGGGCAACCGATGCCGCCGGCAACACCGGGCCAGCCTCTCCGGTCTTCACCCTCACCGTGGATCTCACCCCTCCGGCAGCGCCAACGGCGATTGTACTGAGCGATGAGACCGGGGCCATTAAAGGGGCGATTACCGCTGGCCAGTTCACCGACTCCTCTGAACCACTTCTGGCGGGACGAGGAGAGCCTGGCGGCACAATCCTGGTCTATGACAACGGCGTGCTGATAGGGAAAACCACCGTACTGCCCAACGGCACCTGGAGCCTCCGGCCAGACAACCCGCTCGCGGAAGGCCCGCACTCGATCACCATTAAACAAACCGATGCGGCGGGTAACCAGAGCGCAGAATCGCAGCCGGTGAACTTTACCGTGGATACCACGCCACCGGCGCTGCCCGTTATTGCCATTAACCCGGTGGGAACCCAGGTTACCGGCACCGCCGAGCCAGGCAGCAAAATCGTCATCACCAACAGCAACGGCGACGTGATTGGCCGCGCCACCACTGACGGCAACGGTAACTTTGTTGCGACCCTTTCGCCTGCCCAAACAAACGGCGAGCAGCTTTCGGTGGTAGCCACTGACGCGGCGGGCAACCAGAGTCCAGCGGCGACCCTCACCGCACCGGACACGACACCGGATATCCTCTCTGTGGTGGATGATGAACCCGGCGTCACAGGCCCCATCAGCCAGAATGGGATCACCAATGACCGCACCCCTACCCTGAACGGCACGGCGGAGCCCGGCTCGACCATCACCATCCATAGCGGCGGCGACGTCCTCGGCACGGTTGTTGTTCCATCATCCGGCCAGTGGACCTTTACGCCATCCACCCCGCTGGCCGAAGGTGCCCATGTACTGACGGCGACATCAAGCAACGGTAACGTATCAAATGCCTGGACCATTACCATTGATGGAACGGCGCCTGATGCGCCCGCCATCACCCAGCTTGTGGATAATGTGCCTGGGCGCACCGGCCCGCTGGATGTCAACGAAACCACTAATGACGCAACGCCGACGCTCAACGGTACCGGCGAACCCGGCTCAACGATCACCATCCGTCTGGATGGCGTCGATATCGGCACGGCGGTAGTCGGTAACAGCGGCGCATGGACCTTTACGCCCACCACACCGGTTGGCGACGGCACGCATACCCTGACCGCGATCGCCACCGACGTCGCCGGTAACACCAGCCCGATATCCGGTGGATTTACCTTTACCGTTGATACCACCCCACCGCCGGTCGCGACGCTGGCAACCGTCACCGACGATGCCGGAGACGTTAAAGGCCCGCTCAACAGCGGCGATACCACGGATGACACCCAGCCGTTACTTCAGGGCAGCGCCCCGGATGGCACGGTCATCACCGTGTATGACGGCACCACGCTGCTCGGCACCGCAACGCTCGACGGCAGCGGCGGCTGGAGCTTTACCCCTACCACGCCGCTCACCGACGGCCCGCATTCGCTGACGATCCATGCCACAGATGCCGCCGGGAATACCTCGATTTCGGATCCGTTCGAGCTGGTGATTGATACCGTCGCACCGGCCACACCAGACACGCCAGCCATCACCGTTAACCCGGATGGCTCAGCACCTACGTCGCTGAACCCGGGGGAAACCACCCGTGATACCACGCCGACGCTGAGCGGTACCGGTAACCCGGGCGATACGGTGACGATTTACAACGGCACCGACAAAATCGGTGACGCCGTGGTGGACGGCGACGGCAACTGGAGCTGGACACCCTCCACCGACCTGCCCAACGGCACCTACGACATTACCCTGACCGTCACCAACAAGGACGGCGCGGGCAACGAAAGCGCCCCGTCCCAGCCGGTGACCATCACCATCGACACCGACGCACCGGCTGCGCCAGCGGTCCCGGTGATTACCGACAGCGTCAGCCAGATAACCGGCCCGGTGGCCGATGGCGAAACCATCAACGATCCGCGTCCGGTACTGAGTGGCACCGGCACGCCGAATGACGTGATTACCATTTACGACAGCGTTGATGGCGGCACGCCAACCGCCGTGGGTACGGTCACGGTAGACGGCAACGGTAACTGGAGCTGGCGTCCTGAAAGCGCCATTGACGAGGGCAGCCACGAATTTACCGCTACCGCCACCGACGAGGCGGGTAACGTCTCTGACCCTTCTACGGGGATCACCATCACTGTCGATACCCTCGCACCGGATACCCCGGTGATTAGCGCCGTCGCCGGTGAGCCGAATGGCGGTTTTACTACCGATACCACGCCAACCGTCGGCGGAACCGGTGTGACGGGTGAAACGGTGATCGTCTACAACAACGGCGTCGAGCTTGGACGCGTGGTAGTGGTTAACGGCGAATGGTCTTTGACCCTGCCCACGCAGACGGATGGCCCGCTGAACATCACCGTTGCGGCAGTTGACGCAGCGGGTAACGTCAGCGCACTCAGCCCGGTCTATACCGTCACCGTCGATACCACTGATCCTGAGATCCCGCTGATTAACAGCGTTACAGACAGCCAGCTCACCAACGGGACGCTCTACACCCGCGACGGTACGCCAACCCTCAACGGCACCGGCGAGCCGGGCACCACCGTGATTGTCAGCGTGGACGGTACGCCATCCACAGTCCAGGTCACCGTCCAGCCGGACGGTACCTGGAGCTGGACCGCCGACACCACGCTGGGGGAAGGCCCACACAGCTTTACCGTCTCGTCGGTCGACCCGGCGGGTAACGCTTCAGGAAGCTCTGCACCGCTTGCCGTTACGGTGGATACCGTGCTTCCGGCGGCGCCGGACAATATCAACGTGGCCGCACAGGGGACGCCGCTGACCGGTACCGGCGAAGAGGGCGCCACCATTATCGTCAAAGACGCCAGCGGTAACGTGATCGGTACCGGGGTAGTCTCAGGCGGCAACTTCTCCGTGGCGCTCAGCCCGGCCCAGCAGGACGGCGCGGCGCTGACCATCACCGCCACGGATGCCGCAGGTAATCTCAGTCCTGAAGCCTCCTATACCGTCACTGGTACGCTGCCGAATCTCCCGGACGTGCCCGTCATTACGGTCATCAACGACGATACGGCCCCGGTCACGGGCGATGTGAAAGACAAAACCACCAACGACACGACGCCGACCCTTGTTGGGACGGCAGAGCCAGGCAGCATAATTACCGTCTACCAGGACGGTGTGCAGGTTCTGCTGCCAACCGTAACCGCCGATGCAAACGGCAACTGGACCTATACGCCAGCTCTGCCGCTGGGTGAAGGACCGCACACCTTTGAGGTCACCGCCACGCTGAATGGCGAAACCAGCGGACGTTCACCGGCGGCGACCGTCACCGTTGATCTCACCGCGCCCGACGCGCCTGTTATTGGCGCGGTTATCGATGATGTCAGCCCTGGCATCGGCCCACTGACAAACGGGCAGACCACCAATGACAACCGCCCAACCCTTACCGGTAGCGGCACGGCGGGCGATACCATCTCCATTTACAGCAACGGCACCCTGCTGGGCACCACCGTGGTCGGCCAGACGGGTAACTGGAGCTTCACGCCGTCCGCGCTGGCGGAGGGCAATAACGTCCTCACCATCCGTGAGACCGATCCGGCGGGCAACCAGAGTGCACCATCGGCAGGCTTCACCATCGTGGTTGACACCAGCTCCACCACCCCGGTGATTGTTAACGTCACCGATGATGTCGGCAACACCGCCACAACCGTGGTCAGCGGCAATACCACCAACGATGCAACGCCAACCCTCTCCGGTACGGCGGAAGCGAACAGCGTGGTGACCATCTTTGATGGCAATACGCAGATTGGCATCGTCACGGCGGACGGTACCGGCGCGTGGAGCTTTACGCCTGAGACCGCCCTCGTCGAAGGGCCACACAGCTTCACCGTCAAGGCCACCGATCCGCAGGGTAACATCAGCCTGTCGTCAAACGCCTGGAGCGTGGTGGTTGACCTCACGGCGCCAGCGGTCCCCGTGCTGGAAACCGTCAGCGACAACGTGGCGGGCGGGATTGTCGGTAACCTCACCACCGGCCAGGTCACCAATGACACGACGCCAACGCTCAGCGGGACAGGCGCCGTCGGCAGTACCATCCACATTCTGAACAATGGCGTGGAGATCGGTACCGCACCGGTAGACAGCAACGGCAACTGGAGCTTTACCCCTAATCCGGCGCTGGGAGATGGCAGCTATAACATTCGCATCAACGCCAGCGATGCCGCCGGTAACGTCTCAGCCAACTCGCCGGTCTTCGTCTTCACGGTTGATACCGCCGGTCCTTCCGCGCCGGTAGTCACCAGCGTGATTGACGATGTCGGTCCGGTCACCGGGACGCTCACCAGCGGCAGCAGCACCAACGACACGAAACCCACCTTCAACGGCACGGGCGAAGTCGGTGCCACGGTGCACATCATTGTCGATGGCAGCGAGATTGGCACCGCGGTCGTCAATGCTCAGGGGAACTGGACCTTCACCCCGGGCACGGCGCTCACCGAAGGACCACATGCCATTACCTTCAACGCCACCGATGCAGCAGGCAATACCGGCAGCACGTCGGCACCGATTAACCTGACGGTGGATACCTCCGCCCCGACAGCGCCGTCCATTTTGACCGCGAGCGATAACGTGGGCAGCGTTCAGACACCGCTCTCCTCCGGGCAGAGCACGGACGACACCACCCCAACCCTTAACGGCACAGCCGCGGCCAACGCGACCATCACGGTCTATCAGGACGGCCAGCAGGTCGGTACCGCCCAGGCTGACGGCAGCGGCGCGTGGAGCTTTACCCCGTCCACCGCGCTGGCGAATGGTAGCCACACCTGGACCGTCACGGCCACCGATGCGGCGGGCAACGTCAGCCCCGCATCGCCTGACTTTACGCTGGTGGTGGATACCACTGCGCCTAACGCGCCGGTTATCAGCCAGGCGGTTGATGACGTGGGCACGATCACCGGCCCGGTCAGCTCCGGACAAAGCACCGACGACACCATTCCGCGTCTCGTTGGTACCAGCGAGCCGTTTGCCACGGTGAATATTTATGAAGGAACGACGCTGGTGGGCACCGGTACCGCGGATGCCAGCGGAAACTGGAGCATTCTGCTGACCACCACGCTGGCAACCGGTCCACATAGCTTCACGGCTCAGGCGACGGATGCGGCAGGTAACACCAGCGCGCCGTCAGCAACCTTCAACCTGACCATCGACACCACGCCGCCTGCGCAGCCGGTGCTGAGCAGCATTGTGGATGATGTCGGCAATGCCGCTACGCCTGTCGCCAATGGCGGATTGACCAACGACGCGCAGCCAACCCTCACCGGGACGGCGGAAGCGGGCGCGACGGTGAAAATCTTCGATAATGGCGTGCAGATTGGCAGCGTTGTCGCCACCGGCGGTAACTGGAGCTTTACTCCGTCACCGGCGCTCAGCGATGGTCAGCACAGCCTGACGTTCACCGCCACCGATGCGGCGGGCAACGCCAGCGCACCTACCACCGGGTATGTGATCAACGTGGATGCCACCGCGCCAGCCGCGCCGGTCATCAGCGCGATTGTAGACGACGTGGGCAGCGTTACCGGGCCGGTGACGGGCAATAACCCGACCAACGACACCCGACCAGCGTTGAGCGGTACCGCCGAAGCCAATGCGACGGTGCGTATCTACGACGGTACCACGCTGGTGGGCACGGTCACCGCCGATGCCAACGGCAACTGGACGCTGGCGCAGACCACCACCACGTTGACGGAAGGTTCGCACAGCTTCACCGCCACCGCCACCGATGCCGCGGGCAATACCAGCGCGCCATCAACCGTGACCACAATCCTGGTTGACCTGACGGCACCGGGTGCACCGACCAGCCTGAAGGTGATCGCTAACGGAACCCAGGTCACCGGTACCGCGGAAGCGGGCAGCACCGTCACCATCACCAGCGGTACCGGCACGGTGCTCGGTACCGCGACGGCAGACGGTAACGGCAACTTTAGCGCTACCCTCACCCCGGCGCAGACCAACGGTGAAGCGCTGCTGGTCTACGCGACCGATAAGGCCGGTAACGCTGGCGTCAGCGCCTCGGTGGTTGCGCCATCAACCAACATTCCGAACGCTCCGGTTATCGCCAACATTGACGATAACGTCGGTAGCGTTACCGGAGGGCTGACCAACGGTAAAACCACCGATGACACCACGCCAACCCTGAGCGGCACCGCACAGCCGAACGCCACCGTCACGCTGTATAACAACGGCGTGTCGATGGGTACGGTTGTGGCCGATGCCAGCGGTAACTGGAGTTTTACGACCCCGGCATTAAGCGAGGGCTCACACGCCTTTACCGCCACGGCAACCAACTCAGCCGGCACCAGCCCGATCTCGCTTCCGACAACCGTTATCGTCGACGTGACGGCGCCAACCGCGCCTGCCGGGACCTTTAACGCTGACGGCAGCGTATTGACCGGTACGGCCGAAGCGGGCAGCACCGTCACCATCCGCCTCGCGGACGGGTCAACGGTGACCACCACCGCAGACAGCAATGGCGCCTACAGCTACACCTTCCTCAACAAGCAGACCGAAGGCCAGACCCTGCAGATCACGGCTACCGATGCGGCGGGTAACACCTCGCAGCCGGGCTCGGTCCTTGCGCCGGTGGTGCCGCTCTCTGCCAGCAATAACGTTGAAGAGCTGGAGCTCAGCACCACCGCCACCGTCACCAACAGCCAGTACAGCGACTACGGCTTCCTGCTGGTGGGTGCCGTGGGCAACGTGCTGACCCTGCTGGGCAACGATACTGCCCAGGTTGAGTTCAACGTGGGCAGCGGCGGCAGTGCGGATATTGTGGTGAATGCCAACGCCACGGGGGCCGTGCTTTCGCTGCTCAACACCCTGGAGCTGGTGGTGCAGCGTTTCGACAGCGTCAACGGCACCTGGACCACCGTCGTGGATACCGGACAACCGCAGTTCGCCGACCTGCTGACCCTTGGGGCCACCGGCGTGTCGCTGAACCTGACCGGGCTGGCTGATGGCCAGTATCGCGTGCTGAGCTACAACACCAACCTGCTGGCAACCGGCTCGTACACCAGCCTGGATGTGGCGGTGAAAGAGACCAGCGCCGGGACCGTCACGGGCGACACCAGCCTGGACGGTAACGTGATCCTGGATACCGATCCTACCGCAGGCAGCGATAATGCCCCGGCAGGTACGACCGTCTCCGCCGTGACCAACGCGCTGGGGGTCACCACCAGCGTCAACGCCGACGGCACGGTGATTCAGGGGCAGTACGGTACGCTAACCATCAACCGCGACGGCAGCTACACCTACAACCTCACCGACACCAGTGCAGCCGTCATTGGCCGCACGGAGAGCTTCACCTACACCATCACCCATAACGGTGTCAGCGCGTCGGCGAACCTCGTGCTGTCGCTCGGTGCGGGCAGCGTGGCGAATGGCATTGTCGCCGTAGACGACGCGGCTTCCCTGACCTTCGACACCACCGTCCAGGCCATCGACAACGGCACCTCGTCGCAAAGCGGCTTTACCCTGGTGGGGATCAATCTCGGCAACACGCTGGGGCTGAACCTGCTGGACGATATGACCAACCCGATCATCTACACCGTGGAGGAAGGGACGACCCGCACCATGACGATTCAGGCCTCCGTGGGGGGCGTAGCCCTGGCCTCGGTGTTCGACCTGTACGTCTATAAGTTCAACAATGCGACCCAGACCTTCGAGCAGATGCGCGTTGAGCCGGGCTGGCTGCGTGCGCCGCTGCTGGGCGGCACCTCCTCCCAGCTGACGCTGAACCTGCCTGGCGGGGAGTACTTGTTCCTGCTCAATACGGCGGCAGGGATCACCGCGCTGACGGCCTACACCCTGAGCGTGCTGGAGGATCATGTCTACAGCGTCTCCAGTATCGGAGAGAGCACCACGGGGGATGTGCTGGCGAACGATCCGGTGCCGGATGGCACGGTGGTGACGGCAGTGAACGGTGTGGCGGTTAACAGCAGTGGAACAACCGACATTCAGGGAGAATACGGCACGCTGACCATTGATTCGTCCGGTCAGTACACCTACACCCTGCGAAACGGCGTGGGTGCGGACCATATCAGCACGCCGGACACCTTCGTCTATACCATTACGGCACCAAACGGCGCGAAAGATACGGGCTCGCTCAACATTACCCCAACCGCGCGGGCAATGGATGCGGTGAACGATGTCAGCACCGAGATGAGTGTCACGTCGGTACACCATACCTCGGCCTACGCTGACACCACCGTCGGCAGCGCCAGCTGGACCACCTCGTTGTTAGGTACCACCACGGGCAGCGGAAGCGGGACCTTTGTGGTGGATCCGAACACCGCCCTGCATAGCGCGTCGCTGCACTTTGACGTCGCGTCGCTGCTGGCGCTGGGCGGACTGACGGTGAACTGGACGATCAGTGATGCCAACGGTGTTATCCGCACCGGCTCCTTCAGCGGTGGCTCTCTGCTGGGCGGCAGTATTGACGTTCCCCTGACCGGGCTGGATCTGAATGCCGGGACCTATACGCTGAGCTATACCGGCAGCGTACCGGGGCTGAGCGTGGGCAACATCACCATCACCCCGAGCGTGAACGGTACCACCTACTCGCTGACCCAGTTCGACTCCACCAGCGGCCACACCGTTGACGGCAATATCTTCGACGGCACGGATTCCGCCGGGGCGATGGATCAGCTGCAGTCGGTCGATACCCGCGTCACCATTACCGGCTACGACGGCACCACCACCACGCTGGATCCTTACACCGGCAGCACGCTGGTCAACGTCACGGGTCATTACGGCACGCTGGCGATTGGCGCAGACGGCCACTACACCTACACCCTCAACAGCGGGGTGTCGCTCTCAACCATCACGTCGAAGGAGGTCTTCAACTACACCCTCACCGATGCCAACGGCAATACGGACAACGCCACGCTGACCATCAATATGGCGCCGCAGTTCGTCAGTTCTGAGCATAACGATGTCATTACCGGCACCGCGTACGGCGATACGCTGATTTATCAGGTGCTGAACAGCACCGCAGGCAACGCCACCGCGGGTAACGTCAGCAGTACCGCCGGCGATCACTGGACCAACTTCTCGCTGGCCCAGGGAGACAAAATTGACATCGGCGATCTGCTGGTGGGCTGGAACGGCAGTGCGTCAACGCTTGGTAATTACCTGCATGTGACGAACAGCAATGGCAGTACCGTGATCTCCATCGACCGTGACGGTACAGGAAGCACCTATACCAATACCACGCTCGTGACGCTGGATAACGTCCAGACCACCTACGACGAGTTAGTTAACCAGCAACACATCGTGACCTGA